In the genome of Impatiens glandulifera chromosome 6, dImpGla2.1, whole genome shotgun sequence, the window CTATTTAAAATTCTTGGTCTAAGGTCTCAATCTTGGGTCTCAAATttcctcggtccttggtctAGGCTAGGACCGAAGATCTTCggtcataaaattattttagggCGTTACAACCGACCTTTTATCCCTCAACAAACTAACCACAAATTCAAATCATATtttcacatgtctcttatctctcgacaaCTCAACTACCAATCCCAATCAAACTTTGATAcacctcttatctctcgtcaaaccaaccatcaatgtcaatcgacctctaatctcgtcaCCTCATTATCCTTTGTTATCAGTCTTTTATCCCTTGTCAAACCACATCcaaatcacactttcacaagtctcttatcAATTAGAAAACTGATGTTACCAGCCTCTTATATCACAAGCCAACCATCAATATTAATTGCACTTTCACACGCTTCTTATCCTTCGATAAACTAACCACTAATCCTAATAATattttcacacacctcttatctctcgcaagctaaccaccaatcttaaacacattttcacatgatTTTTATCCATCgataaaccaaccaccaatttcaatcacattttcacacgctTTTTATACCTCGGTaaaccaatcaccaatctcaatcacactttcacacgcctcttatcacttagtaaatcaaccaccaatctcaatcgacatctaATCCCGTGACCTCACAATCTTTTGTTACCGATCTCTTATCCCTTGGTAAACCATATCACAATCATACTTTCACATTTCTCTTATCCCTAtgcaaactaaccaccaatctcaatcgacaatCAACCTTGTAATCTCacactttggttaatcaaatatttgattcatattttttaacaactCTTATTTGTTACCGCCTCTTATCTCTCGAAAAACTATGTCTCAATCACActtagttaaaatgttgtacttgttatGTTAGGTAgtaaattcgaaacatacatgtaacattttttattttaattttaaccattttaagtatAAGGGCGGGTCAATCCATGATCcaacccaattatccatttactctaacatatatatatatatatatatatatatattcaaattaactatatttctcgacccgacaaaccaaacaaatccaaattaagcattattattatatgtaaattagttagttaaaaagttgaacttatattgttatattgttatgaatgtcgcattcttatcaaattttgtattaaatttaaaatataatgttttattaacatattcaaatttaacattattattatataatatatttatatatataagtgtcCTCAAATGgtaaaatttgaaagaatataTCTGAAATATCAATCAGCCCCGGTAAAATACCCTAATTTgacaattcaatttttaatttttataacattttataatattttattagggACATATTTTTCAGACTTTACAATTTgggatttattattttttaaagttataaaaaggAAGTTTTATTTTAACGATTTCAAACGccgataatttattatttacatagtatttataaataaataaaaatactcatgtcattaatttatttaatgaattaaaaattttaaacaactaaattttttataattggtaatttaaaatctaaatttaatgaaattaggtaattaaattagtgacattaatattttaaataatatataaaaagtgtataatttaattttaataataaaaacaaattatataattatataattttatcaataaaaaaggAAGTGTAATATTTAAAAggaaattttcaaaatcggaCTCAATAAAAAGGTACATTTAAAAggtacattttttattttattttattggttagaataataaaaaaaattaagatccaaatgaaatattttcatTCCAAAAGAATGGGGGTTAAGAGAAAATATGGGTCCCACGCAAAAATTCCGAACCGCGTGGGCTTGTGTATATACCAGAGCAACCCACACGCCATGGAAATGGAAGCTACGTCAACGACGCCTACGCCGGCGTCTTTCCTCTTCTCTCTCTACAGAATCATTCGTATATCTCTTTCCGTATAGATATTCATCCACCATTTGGATCTCTCTCGTTTTCATAATTGACGGTGCCGCAATTCCTTCTCCGACCGATTCTTTCTACCTCTCTCCCTGTCTGCATTCACATTCACATTCAATCCGAAGATCTTCCTTCCGATCTTTTGTTTCTCAAATGTCGGTCAGTAATCTTACTCATTTCTCTAAGGATAACCGCActtcattctttctttctttcagtTACTTGGCTAATTCTGTCAATATTGTaattcttctttcatttgatGCTTTTTGATGGAATTTTCTACAAATAGCGCGTTGAGGTAAGAACATTTGAGCAAACAATATTGTAGATCAGACTTTGAGTTTGTTATAAGCTGTATCTTTGGATAAGAGACGTTTTGATTATGGATATGTGGTTGAAGTAGGAAACTAAGAAGAGTTTGTGTATTATCTGTGTGCTTAGATTGATCATAGCATGAAAAGAAGATCTCCATTGgagaaaaaggaaaaacaaagaAAGTTATTAGTTGATCTGTCATTTGAGGCTATTGCATGAAAATTGCCTTGAAGGTATTGCTGTGATAGTATAATGAAGTTGAGGATTCAAAATTAGCATTAGAAAGAAGAAACTCCTTTAACAGTCATAGGTTACTCCCTTAATTGGACTTGGCTACCATTTTACTTGTTTTGGTAATTGACATGAAGTGATCAAGATCATATCATGTTCAAGATATTAGGTTTTGGCAAATTGCCAAACCACTTGCATTGACTGGAACATTAATCTAAATTGGAGCATTTTCACCAAAATGTTGTAGAGATTGGTGACTGGATGGCTGTTTTCATATGAGACCATTTTCAGTGAGAATACACATCCAACTTTTCTACCTTCAAAGAAATTGAAGTTCTTTCTTTATTTCTAATTGATTACTTGCAACCCATTTTCTCTCTTTCAGAGATTTAAATGTTGGTTTCTCAATCTCATGCTGTGTAACTAGCAGTAAAACCGATGCAATGTTCATGTACTCTTTGTATTTATTTACTTCCTAAAACACGATAGGAAGCAGAGGATTTACATATAAGTCTAGGTTTTTATTAATTGATGTTCATATAGTATGCATTGacatttaaattagattaaatgtCTAAGTTCTCTAAATTTGTCAAGTATTGAGTTGGTGGATTTCTTTGATTgtcaatttgaaaaatatatagttCTTCAAAATTCCTGCTTATGGAAGACTGATTTCATATCCTGAAAACATATCTTATATGTCTCAGTATTTGAAACAGTCATTCCCCATTTGgaaaaacttataatttatgtttctGTAACCCGATTCAGATAAGAAACAACTTGTAAATTTCTGGATTCAGttataaaaactgaaaacaaAAATGATGGTATCTGAAAATTTCTAAAACTTTTCAGATATTCTGTCATGGAATCATAACATCATGTTCTATTATTGCTTGGCCACTGCAGATTAGAACAACCAAAGTGGACAATGTTTCTTTAGGTGCAACTCTACAAGACATTCAAGagttcttttctttttctgggGATATTGAATATGTGGAATTCAAAAGGTTTCATGATTGGTTTTTGTTTagttcttttcatttttttactaatgaatttttatataaatttctatcttttttatatgtttagtGACACTGAGCGGTCCCAAACCGCATATGTTACTTTCAAGGACTCACAAGGTGCAGAAACTGCTGTCTTACTTTCGGTAATTCTCTCCTTTTGTTTTCTATTCAGTAAAATCCTAGATAAACATTACACTTGAGAAGTTGTTAGAAGACAATTGTAAATAATCTTTAATATCATGTTTAATACTTTCTAGGGAGCAACAATTGTCGATCAATCCGTCACAGTAACTCTAGATCCCGATTACCAACTTCCGCCAGCTGCTATACCACCAACACCTCCGGTGAATCACTTCGTCGCACTCAACagttaaaaagagaaaaatcacattcatgactttatttttactttttttaaatcctGCAGAAAACTGAGGACAGTGAGAACTCCGCATTATATAAAGCAGAGGACGTAGTAACAACAATGCTAGCCAAAGGTTACATCTTAGGAAAAGACGCCGCCAACAAAGCGAAATCTTTTGACGAAAAGCTCCAACTAACTTCCACTGCCTCTGCAACCGTTGTATCTTTAGACAAGAGAATCGGTCTGAGCGAGAAAATATGCATGGGAACGGCCGTTGTGAATGAGAAAGTTCGAGAGGTGGATCAGAAACTTTTGGTTTCGGAGAAAGCGAAAACTGCATTCGCAGTGGCTGAGCAGACTGTGAGTAGCGCTGGATCAGCGATTATGAAGAACAGGTATGTAACTGTAACCTGGTCCAAAACATTTTGTATAAAGGAGGGCAATAGCGACGAGAAATATTGTCGTTATTAATCACTTCTCCGTCACTAAAAGAAAATAGCCAAAAAAAATTAGCCCCTTACagattttaaatcataatattagGTTTATTCTTGAAAATTATAGGAGAGTCATTATTATTGTATTGAATTAACTACAACTAATTAGGTATGTGATGACTGGAGCGACATGGGTGGCGGGGGCATTTAGTAGAGTTGCACAAGCGGCGGAGGAAATTGGACAGCACACGAAGGAGAAAGTTGGGAAGGCGGAAGACGAGGAGAGGAGGAAAATGGTGGATGATTTCGCGAAAGTTCACTTAGCCGAGACACCTAAGGGATCAGAATCGGAGTCGGATGGGACTCGTGGTTTGGATTTCAAACCTGCAACTACTCAAAGTTTGGTTCTATAAGAGTTTTGATTCGGGTAAAGATACTTTGATCACTTACTTCTTGATTGCagtttgaaattgttttatgtttatttCTTCTTGTTTTAGAATATAAAGTTTGGTTgtgttaaagaaaaaattaaatagagaaATGATAATAACATATACAT includes:
- the LOC124942032 gene encoding binding partner of ACD11 1-like yields the protein MSIRTTKVDNVSLGATLQDIQEFFSFSGDIEYVEFKSDTERSQTAYVTFKDSQGAETAVLLSGATIVDQSVTVTLDPDYQLPPAAIPPTPPKTEDSENSALYKAEDVVTTMLAKGYILGKDAANKAKSFDEKLQLTSTASATVVSLDKRIGLSEKICMGTAVVNEKVREVDQKLLVSEKAKTAFAVAEQTVSSAGSAIMKNRYVMTGATWVAGAFSRVAQAAEEIGQHTKEKVGKAEDEERRKMVDDFAKVHLAETPKGSESESDGTRGLDFKPATTQSLVL